The following are encoded in a window of Clarias gariepinus isolate MV-2021 ecotype Netherlands chromosome 8, CGAR_prim_01v2, whole genome shotgun sequence genomic DNA:
- the LOC128528666 gene encoding zinc finger protein OZF-like gives MQNNIQDHQHIHIKKKTYCCSLCGKSFTRPNNLRQHKRTHTGEKPYNCSLCGKSFSHLNNLKKHKRIHTGEKPYYCSQCGKSFALQQTLTEHQRIHTGEKPYYCSQCGKSFAQQSNLRQHKRIHTGEKPYYCSHCGKSFAQMSSYTEHKRIHTGVKPYCCSQCEKSFARRNNLKQHKRIHSGEKPYYCSQCGKSFAQKHTLTEHQRIHTGEKPYYCSQCGKSFSRQSNLRQHKRIHTGEKPYYCSHCGKSFTQKCTLTEHKRIHTGVKPYYCSQCEKSFAHRSTLTKHKQIHTGEKPYYCSQCGKSFTQKCTLTEHKRIHTGEKPYQCSECKKSFTDSSSLRKHKHIHKKERHFCSHCGKSYKLKSSLKNHEVLHKGKYHITLRSMERAV, from the coding sequence ATGCAGAATAACATTCAAGATCACCAGCAcattcacattaaaaaaaaaacatattgctgTTCACtatgtgggaagagttttacccGCCCAAATAATCTCAGACAACACAAACGGactcacacaggagagaaaccaTATAACTGTTCACtatgtgggaagagtttttccCACctaaataatcttaaaaaacacaaacggattcacacaggagagaaacctTATTACTGTTCACAATGTGGAAAAAGTTTTGCCCTACAGCAAACTCTTACAGAACACCAAcggattcacacaggagagaaaccgtATTACTGTTCAcaatgtgggaagagttttgccCAACAGAGTAATCTCAGACAACACAAACGGATTCACACAGGTGAGAAACCATATTACTGTTCACAttgtgggaagagttttgccCAGATGAGTTCTTACACAGAACACAAACGGATTCACACAGGagtgaaaccatattgctgttCACAATGTGAGAAGAGTTTTGCCCGCCGAAATaatcttaaacaacacaaacGGATTCACTCAGGAGAAAAACCATATTACtgttcacagtgtggaaagagttttgccCAGAAGCATACTCTTACAGAACACCAACGGATTCACACAGGGGAGAAACCGTATTACTGTTCAcaatgtgggaagagtttttccCGACAGAGTAATCTCAGACAACACAAACGGATTCACACAGGGGAGAAACCATATTACTGTTCACattgtgggaagagttttacccaGAAGTGTACTCTCACAGAACACAAACGGATTCACACAGGAGTGAAACCATATTACTGTTCACAGTGTGAGAAGAGTTTTGCCCACCGGAGTACActtacaaaacacaaacaaattcacacaggagagaaaccaTATTACTGTTCAcaatgtgggaagagttttacccaGAAGTGTACTCTCACAGAACACAAACGgattcacacaggagaaaaaCCATATCAATGCTCAGAGTGTAAGAAAAGTTTTACGGATAGTTCTTCTCTCagaaaacataaacacattcaCAAGAAAGAGCGGCATTTCTGCTCACACTGTGGGAAGAGCTACAAACTCAAAAGTAGCTTAAAAAATCATGAGGTCCTTCACAAAGGAAAATACCATATTACTCTTCGCAGTATGGAAAGGGCTGTATAG